Proteins encoded in a region of the Paenibacillus sp. E222 genome:
- the msrA gene encoding peptide-methionine (S)-S-oxide reductase MsrA, whose translation MEKATFAGGCFWCMVSPFEEQPGIHGIISGYMGGTVENPTYEQVLTGETGHLEVVQISFDPAIFPYEKLLELYWPQIDPTDATGQGNDRKSQYRAAILYHNEEQRQLALKSREELGKTGRFDKPVVTAIEEASVFYPAEEYHQNFHRKDPKYYKESRIYSGRDEIIKKYWS comes from the coding sequence ATTGAAAAAGCAACGTTTGCCGGGGGATGTTTCTGGTGTATGGTCAGTCCTTTTGAAGAGCAGCCCGGCATTCACGGGATTATATCCGGATACATGGGTGGAACCGTAGAAAACCCTACATATGAGCAAGTATTGACCGGTGAAACAGGGCATTTGGAAGTTGTGCAAATCTCGTTTGATCCAGCCATTTTCCCATATGAGAAATTGCTTGAGCTGTACTGGCCGCAGATCGATCCAACCGATGCCACGGGTCAGGGTAATGATCGCAAGAGCCAATATCGGGCTGCCATTCTATATCACAATGAAGAGCAGCGCCAATTGGCCCTGAAATCACGAGAGGAACTGGGCAAAACAGGCCGATTCGATAAACCTGTCGTTACTGCCATTGAGGAAGCCTCCGTATTTTATCCGGCAGAAGAATATCATCAAAATTTTCATCGCAAAGATCCGAAATATTATAAAGAATCCAGAATTTATTCTGGACGCGATGAAATAATCAAGA